In one window of Streptomyces roseofulvus DNA:
- a CDS encoding ATP-binding protein: MKLPLRHIVDHLVWSTSGTVWAVWSLTAAGSRYMPDRTREQITAQVTSLVRSLPGRARLFGLCARIDASEVVKATLDGVDYRRHDAWAEVAEAQLRLLAGEDLDEPVDMHRRTLWLAVPLPVLGGRGQWQATAGTAWSELAGLLGLPPAPVSAREVAEYRERAAQVESEISGGIGLRQATPAEIVWMHQHAVGRGLDTELLGEAERSPLRGSRMTGGVLRSPSHADLGYARLLEGGRPADTLDGGRGKAGGRGSGGMLGSLAGRRWLQVDSTAGTSYQAHLALAEMPRSFTAAGGEFFAELERMPFAVDWVVDLTTVTSEKVVAAVTKKKRDLVDQADQYAARRATGLPDALHDAADDLGDLGARASRSSVEVEVQSVTALTVWGTTPAECDQRAAALQARLKGANYRLVRPVGGQDELFTLGLPAAPTPPAVRQYVQHELGEDWAMHGALYGQSFGDPTGAMVGYSQDLGTISPVLLNIADAPARNASASFALAGDLGGGKSTLMKLITGSVVDRGGRAIAIDRTKSREWARFARAAAPGRCQVVDAATADMSIDPLRVFTDPDIGARYALSYLTVQLGVGAMTEHGALLKTAVKQAAAAPNRSMALVLDALEEMAQEDSARGQRAGALVEWLRVAADEPLAAAVFNPDLPPLDLAGDLTSDFVVITTTGLTLPPREAATNPELLRAQPLEALIGRAVLYLIAAIARETAFTDPRFTLLPLDEAYWLTSSAEGQALIDEIVYDGRKHGAGVGLGCHDVLELGTSTTQGLLAYRFLARTADPVLAARGLSWLGLPGDDEDLLRMVTTDLSPYGKPERAGEFLARDPRMNIGRFKVLIPNLARITDGIYTTPTGPATETAPDPSRYEPATLALPAQAATGGTR, from the coding sequence ATGAAGCTTCCCCTGCGGCACATCGTCGACCACCTCGTGTGGTCGACCAGCGGCACCGTGTGGGCCGTGTGGTCCCTCACCGCGGCCGGCTCCCGCTACATGCCGGACCGCACCCGCGAGCAGATCACCGCCCAGGTCACCTCCCTGGTGCGGTCTCTGCCCGGCCGGGCCCGCCTGTTCGGGCTGTGCGCCCGCATCGACGCCAGCGAGGTCGTCAAGGCGACGCTGGACGGGGTCGACTACCGGCGGCACGACGCGTGGGCGGAGGTCGCCGAGGCGCAGCTGCGGCTGCTGGCGGGTGAGGACCTCGACGAGCCGGTGGACATGCACCGGCGCACCCTGTGGCTGGCCGTTCCGCTTCCTGTGCTGGGCGGGCGGGGCCAGTGGCAGGCGACGGCCGGCACGGCGTGGTCGGAGCTCGCCGGGCTGCTGGGGCTGCCGCCGGCGCCGGTCAGTGCCCGGGAGGTGGCCGAGTACCGGGAGCGGGCCGCGCAGGTGGAGAGCGAGATCTCCGGCGGGATCGGACTGCGGCAGGCGACGCCTGCGGAGATCGTGTGGATGCACCAGCACGCCGTCGGCCGCGGCCTGGACACCGAACTCCTCGGCGAGGCCGAGCGTTCCCCGCTGCGCGGGAGCCGGATGACGGGCGGGGTGCTGCGGTCCCCGTCGCACGCCGATCTCGGCTACGCCCGCCTTCTGGAGGGCGGCAGGCCCGCCGACACCCTGGACGGGGGCCGGGGCAAGGCCGGTGGGCGGGGGAGCGGCGGCATGCTCGGGAGCCTGGCCGGCAGGCGCTGGCTCCAGGTGGACTCGACGGCCGGCACCTCCTATCAGGCGCACCTCGCGCTCGCGGAGATGCCCCGCAGCTTCACCGCCGCCGGCGGTGAGTTCTTCGCGGAGCTGGAGCGGATGCCGTTCGCGGTCGACTGGGTCGTCGACCTGACCACGGTCACTTCCGAGAAGGTCGTGGCGGCGGTGACGAAGAAGAAGCGGGACCTGGTCGACCAGGCCGACCAGTACGCCGCCCGCCGCGCGACCGGCCTTCCCGACGCCCTGCACGACGCCGCCGACGACCTGGGCGACCTCGGTGCCCGTGCCTCGCGGTCCAGTGTCGAGGTCGAGGTGCAGTCCGTCACCGCGCTGACCGTCTGGGGCACCACCCCCGCTGAGTGCGACCAGCGCGCCGCAGCCCTCCAGGCCCGCCTGAAGGGGGCGAACTACCGGCTGGTGCGGCCGGTCGGCGGCCAGGACGAACTGTTCACCCTCGGCCTGCCCGCCGCCCCCACGCCGCCGGCGGTCCGCCAGTACGTCCAGCACGAACTGGGGGAGGACTGGGCGATGCACGGAGCCCTGTACGGGCAGTCGTTCGGCGACCCGACGGGGGCGATGGTCGGCTACTCCCAGGACCTCGGGACCATCTCCCCGGTCCTGCTGAACATCGCCGACGCCCCCGCCCGCAACGCCTCCGCCTCCTTCGCGCTCGCCGGCGACCTCGGCGGCGGCAAGTCCACCCTGATGAAGCTGATCACCGGCTCGGTCGTCGACCGAGGCGGCCGCGCGATCGCGATCGACCGCACCAAGTCCCGCGAGTGGGCCCGCTTCGCCCGCGCCGCCGCCCCCGGCCGCTGCCAGGTCGTCGACGCCGCCACCGCCGACATGTCCATCGACCCCCTGCGCGTCTTCACCGACCCCGACATCGGCGCCCGCTACGCCCTGTCCTACCTGACCGTGCAGCTCGGCGTCGGCGCCATGACCGAGCACGGCGCGCTGCTGAAGACCGCCGTGAAGCAGGCAGCGGCCGCCCCCAACCGCTCCATGGCGCTCGTCCTGGACGCCCTGGAGGAGATGGCCCAGGAGGACAGCGCCCGCGGGCAGCGCGCCGGCGCGCTGGTCGAGTGGCTGCGGGTCGCAGCCGACGAACCGCTCGCCGCGGCCGTCTTCAACCCCGACCTGCCGCCGCTGGACCTCGCCGGCGATCTGACCTCCGACTTCGTCGTCATCACCACCACCGGCCTGACCCTCCCCCCGCGCGAGGCCGCGACCAACCCCGAACTCCTGCGCGCCCAGCCCCTGGAAGCCCTCATTGGCCGCGCCGTGCTGTACCTGATCGCCGCGATCGCCCGCGAGACCGCGTTCACCGACCCCCGCTTCACCCTCCTGCCCCTGGACGAGGCGTACTGGCTCACCTCCTCCGCCGAGGGCCAGGCACTGATCGACGAGATCGTCTACGACGGCCGCAAACACGGCGCCGGCGTCGGCCTCGGCTGCCACGACGTCCTCGAACTCGGCACCTCCACCACCCAGGGCCTGCTCGCCTACCGCTTCCTCGCCCGCACCGCCGACCCCGTCCTCGCCGCCCGCGGACTTTCCTGGCTCGGCCTGCCCGGCGACGACGAGGACCTGCTGCGCATGGTCACCACCGACCTCTCCCCGTACGGCAAGCCCGAACGCGCCGGCGAGTTCCTCGCCCGCGACCCCCGCATGAACATCGGCCGCTTCAAGGTCCTCATCCCCAACCTCGCCCGGATCACCGACGGCATCTACACCACCCCCACCGGCCCGGCCACCGAAACCGCGCCCGACCCCTCCCGCTACGAACCCGCCACTTTGGCCCTGCCAGCGCAGGCCGCCACCGGAGGCACCCGATGA
- a CDS encoding conjugal transfer protein yields MGVWAALAAGPAALLVAVDRPLPASLKPAAAPRPAAVQPAADGREEGGPAGFAETVLGLWLESGTATETSPELTQLRQLAPGAQPPRWGRRPVAVVHTAVVSTARQEHGAWSVTVAVRLADAAAGVPAEESARGLRYFTVPVTETGSGPGRAYVAGAPRETAGPQPGRPAASPYTARIEDPALTDTVEGFLGAFLGADGAVERYLAPGTVLARPETQFASVDTLQTLSQGRSPGAGRDGATVRARAEVRATDSAGRTWPMTYALTLTARDGRWEIASLDTPAAAPSPRS; encoded by the coding sequence GTGGGTGTCTGGGCGGCGCTTGCCGCCGGCCCGGCCGCCCTGCTGGTCGCCGTCGACCGGCCGCTGCCCGCATCGCTGAAGCCGGCCGCCGCCCCCCGTCCCGCCGCCGTGCAGCCGGCCGCCGACGGCAGGGAGGAAGGTGGCCCGGCCGGGTTCGCGGAGACCGTGCTGGGGCTGTGGCTGGAGTCCGGCACGGCCACCGAAACCTCCCCGGAACTCACGCAGCTACGGCAGCTGGCGCCCGGTGCGCAGCCGCCCCGGTGGGGGCGGCGGCCGGTCGCGGTCGTGCACACGGCTGTCGTCTCCACGGCCCGGCAGGAGCACGGTGCGTGGTCGGTGACGGTCGCCGTGCGGCTCGCGGACGCTGCCGCCGGGGTTCCGGCGGAGGAGTCGGCGCGCGGGCTGCGGTACTTCACCGTCCCGGTCACCGAGACCGGCAGCGGACCCGGCCGGGCGTATGTGGCCGGGGCGCCGAGGGAGACGGCCGGGCCGCAGCCAGGCCGCCCCGCAGCCTCGCCTTACACGGCCCGGATCGAGGACCCGGCGCTCACCGACACCGTCGAAGGATTCCTCGGCGCGTTCCTCGGCGCGGACGGCGCGGTCGAGCGCTACCTGGCCCCGGGCACTGTTCTTGCCCGGCCGGAGACGCAGTTCGCCTCTGTCGACACCCTCCAGACCCTCTCCCAGGGCCGTTCGCCCGGCGCCGGACGGGACGGGGCGACGGTCCGGGCCCGCGCGGAGGTCAGGGCCACCGACTCCGCGGGCCGGACGTGGCCGATGACGTACGCGCTCACCCTCACCGCCCGCGACGGCCGCTGGGAGATCGCCTCCCTCGACACCCCCGCCGCGGCTCCCTCCCCGCGTTCCTGA